From the genome of Prinia subflava isolate CZ2003 ecotype Zambia chromosome 12, Cam_Psub_1.2, whole genome shotgun sequence:
AATCTCACCAACATGATCCCCTCAGAACCTCCTGCCGCAACCACAGAGCTCCCGAGAAGCATCTGGATAGCAGCCACAGTTCTGCTGGCCATCATGCTAATCCTCACCTTCTGCCTGCTCACAGCCACGTgctgccagagagactcctcgGGCTATGAGCACCTGTAGAAGTGCTGCCTCCAGAGGCTGCCAAGGCCACTGAGTCCTGCTGCCACACTTCTGCAAGGAGCTGCTTCCTGGGAATCACTCCTGTGTGCCCAGAGGGCACAGACTTGTCCTGGGGGGCTCAGAGTCCTGGCCTGGTGAGCTGGAACTGGCACAGCTGTAAAACACCCTCCTCACAGCTGTGTGCTCTCCggttctcctttccctgcactgctggttGGAGATGCTCCAGGAGGGAGGACTTGGCCAtgcagggcaggggctcagcctggggccTGGGAACCATCATGCTGTGGGTGGCTGCTGTGGATAGGGGAttctggcagcagtgggactgTCACAGGGCTGGTTGCAGTCCACAGCAGAAACCCCGGGTGGGACACAcacatcctgccccatcccagggtCTGCATCTCCAACAGCCAGCACCAGCCCGGGGGCCGTGGCACTGGGTATGTGAGGGGCACTGGTCTGGCAgacagggctctgcctgggacTGGGAAGCCCTGTGAGGGGGGGATGGCTCCTCCTCTCATGCATGAGGTTCTTCTCCAGTCCAGCTGTACCCTATACCCCGCGGCTGGCAGACAGCTCATCTTCCCAACACAGGGTGACTTGggaacacagctgggacagggcagaggtAGCTCCCAGGCCCCCCATTACATTTTATGGGGAGTCCCACTAGCAGCCAAGTGATGGGTGAGTTGAGACACCTcctctgagaaggaaaaagcctGTCCTTGTGCCCTGTTGGCTCCACTCCAAGGTCCAGCAGACACTTCAGTGtctccagggacacctcccataGAGTCATTGCCTTTCCCCGGAGTCTCTGTCATCACTAGCCCTTACTTGGGAGACGGAAATAGTAAAATCACAATGATTTGGGAGCAAAGTAGCAGGCATTTCCCCACATGCTGCCTTTTACAGTGTTTATCTGGATGACGAGAGCAGTGAGGTGTCCAGCATTCCAGTGAGACACCAAAGGTCTGCTCCTCACTGTGGGAATGCAAACAACAACATGAATCATCCACAGAGAAGCTAAAAATGAGCAGAATCAAAGGCCATGGGCAGGGCCCAGCTCAGCCACCTGCAGGGCAGGACTCCCAGCCTGCTGGAGCCTCATCCTGACACCCACAGGGTCCAGGCCTTCTGTTGGTGGGACAGTGCTGTCTCCAGGAAGGCACTGAGGATCAATCCCATTATTCCAGGTGAAAAGGAAGATGATGAGTAGTGAGATGTGATCATGACATGACATGACATGACATAACACGCTGATAAGATGGATTCTCTGGAGGGGCATGGACCAAACTTCTGACTTTGAATGCtcagttttctctctctccaagaCCATCTCCACGtaagccccagcccctgcacagggCCAGCCGGGgtcccacagagcagccctCAGGCTGGCAGACCCGGCAGGGCCCCGCCTGGCTGCTGGTGACTGTTCTCAGAGCTGGCACTACCTGTCCCCAGGTGACCGCACCGTGCCCCagcaggctggcactggggcactGTCCCACGGCCAGGCTGGCCCTCCACAGCCCCATGGCCAGCCAGTGGGATGGAGCCATGCCTGTAACACtcagagcagtgacagcaggcaCACAGGCCTGCCGGAGGCTTCTGCAGGCTGATCCCATTGGGTTTCCTGTGCAAACCTCAGAGTGTGCCTGTGTGCGCATTGGGGGCCAGGCCTATGGAAGAGCAGAGCTGTAGAGGTGAatgtgctcagcagcacagacccagccctgggctccagtCCAACAGGCAGGAGCATGGGgactccagcacagccctgcagccttgGTCCGTCCCTGCTGGGCTCCCAAACGTGGCCAGGCTCCtacacccacagcagcaggagcagggcagcgaGCCCCAGGACGAGGGTGAGGATGATGAAGGTGATGGCTGCAGCCCATAGAGAAGGCCTGTGCCCCTTCAGGCTGGCTGGAGCCTCAGGCGGGATCATGTTGGTGAGGTTCAGCATGTACCCCAGCGTCCAGCCCACGTCGGCGCTCCCCGCCTGCCCCGACAAGAGGGGATGGGGTTAGCTCTGCAGGGAAGCCACTACTGCCACAGGGCCACCCCCCACTCCTGCTCAGCCCAAACAGGGTGCAGCTGCTGTTCCCACACCAGTGCCACGCCAGGCAGGCCTCTCTGGACCGCTGCTCCCCAACACAGGGCTGGTtcccccccagcaccccaacACGGGGCTGGCTCCCCCTCAGCACCCCAACATGGGGCTGGTTCCCCTCAAGCACCCCAACATGGGGCTGGCTccccccaccaccaccccaaTGCGGGGGATGGCTCTTCCCCACCACCCCAAAACGGAGGCTGGCTCCTTTCCAGGACCCCAACACAGGGCTGGTtctcccccagcaccccaatACAGGGCTGTTTCTCCCCCAGTACCCCAATATGGGGCTGGTTCTCCCCCAGGAccacctctgctgcccctcATAGGCTGGGAGTGCTGCCCACCTTCATCTGGAAGAAGATGTTGTTCCAGCTGGTCTTGTTGAACTTGTAGGCATCGAGGAGAAGTGTGAGGATGTAGTTGGCGTTGGCACAGTATTTAGGCAGTCGCTTGGGACTCTCTTTGGGGTAGCTGGAAGACAGCTGGGATGGGGAATGTTTGGGGATGAAGGGGAGTTATTCACAGGCAATCTCTGTGCAGAGACAAAGCCCTGAAATGTGCTGCATGAGTGGCAGTGGCTCCACAGTCACCAGGATCCAGAAAGAGACTTCTGGACTGGGCAGTCATTCTGGACCTCTTTATACAGGGCAACTCCTTTGGGGAGGATTTACACTCCACATGGAAACAGAGGCACATATTGTAGCTTATTGtagctcctcctgccccagatTCTCTCATCTCAGCCTCCTCACACGAGGGGCTTCTGCTCTCTGCCCCATGGTGGTGCTGGCACATTTCTGGGCTTATCCACCCCCATTtgttacccagagaagctgtggctgacCCATCCCTGAAAGCGCTCAAGGCCAGGTGGGCTTagagcaacctggtgtagtggaagatgtccctgctcatgtcAGGGatgtggaacaagatgagccTTCTCAACCAAACTAGTCTGGAATTCTATGATTACAAGATTTGACTTGTGTCCAGcatggtgccagcagctggctctgctctcacCATCCTCCCTggcatccccatccccacctccaacaccagctcctgtgctggagaTGAGATCTTGCTGGCCttgcctgccctggctgcccttTTCCCAAGGGTGTATGAGCAAGGAGTGGATGCAGGACAGTCCCAGCtccacacagagctcaggggtAGCTCTGCTGTGTAGGGCACAGCTCAGAAACAGAGACCCCTGCCTTGGAGGGGTCCacactccctcccccaccccaggACCTCTTTCCTTCTGAATGTTCCACAGAGCCTCCATCCTGAGGAACATAcatcctcccagctccttgtgcagaGCCCCTCGATGGCCTCCCTGACCACGGCCAGTGGCTGCCCCTCCGTCAGGTTCAGGAACTTGAAGTTATAATAAAAGGCAGAGAAGGCCTGCAAGGCGAGAGACACAAACACTGGTGAGCTGCAGTGGGGCACCCCCGGCAGCTGCCTGAAGCAGGAGGTGGGGTTTTCCTTCAGAGGTTTGTCCCACCCCAGGTAGCCCTGGGtactgctgtccctgtcccagcaggtAATGGGCTGGGGTTTGTGCCTGCTGGcaagggcagcacagccagagctttGTCTGagggctgctgtccccactgtTATGGACAAACCCCTGTTTTATTAACAAATCCAcgggagtgttcaaggccagattggacaGGTTTTGGAGCAACTTGGGACAGTGCAGGGTGTCCCTGgacatggcagggggtggctcAAGGTGAgtttgaaggtcccttccaaccaaaacccGTCTGGGATTGAATGACTCTCACCACGGTCCCATTTGGAGGTTTGGCTGGAAAACCATCCAGCAGCAATCCCCAGAGTGTCCTCGGGCAGTGGTGCCTGGGGAGCCGcttgtccctgctccctgcagggaggtgacagtgccctggggcaggggggacagccCAGCACCTTCGAGAGTGGGAGGACGGATTTGCCTTACAATGAACTGTCCCCGCAGCGGGGGCTGGTAGACGCCGTCGAAGGTGCAGTCCTGGCTCTGGTCACAGGCCGAGAAGTTGAAGAGCTTCCTGAGGGCAGCCAGGCAGCCGCCGgcgctgcccctgccctccagGGTGACGCTGCTGTCGCCCGGGGGCAGGCGCGGGTCGCTGCCGTCGGTGCAGGGGCTGGCGCGGAGGGAGGACAGCGACACGGTCTCGTTGTAGCCCTTTGGGTAGCAGGGGTGGTGGACTCGTGTGCTGGGGGATGACTCCTGGGGACagcaaaatgcagctgcagctcctccggAGCCTCCTGGCTGCGTGTGGACACATCCAGCATCTCCCCCAAGCCCAGTCACCGGCATTCCCAACTCCTCAGCAGGGAAAGACCCTCCTGCCCTTCAATCCTGGTCTTGTCGGCTGTCCCAGCATGAGCTCAGCACTAATTCTCACTCTGCTTCATCTCATTCCCTCTCCCACAGAGGCAGATGAGTTTCAAGGATCCAGCATGTCTCTGCTCTGGCCAGAAGGATCATTTCTGGGGACATGTAAAGTCCCCTCCACCCCAGCTCTAGCTCTGGTTCTAGCTCCAACCCCATCCAGGACCACCATGTGGGACTTTCCTAGCAATACAGCAAGGGCAAACCCTTCTGGCTCCCAAGGCTGCTCTGCGGGCAAGGTGCAGCTCCATGAAGATGCGCTTCACCTCTGACCTTCAAAAAAATGGCCTGAGAAAAGTCTTCAGCTTACAAATCTCAGGTCCATGAGGTCACAGAGTAGTTGAGGTtcaggggagctgcaggtttCCTGTGCCAACTCTCTTGTTAAGGCATGACCaactagagcaggttgctcagatcCTTAGAACTCATGGAGTTCTGAGGATCTCCAGAGACAACAACTCTACAGCATTTCTGGGTCTTAATCCAATATCTGATCATTTGTATTGGGGAAAACTTTTCCCCTTTGTCTGATTGGAAACTCAGATGTTCCAGCTTGTTCCCTTGCCTCTTGTCCTGACACTTTGCACCTCTGAGAAGAGCCTGGTCCTGCATTTCTGTACACTCCAGGTAAAGCCAGAAGATCCCAAACTTTGGACattttccctgtccctggaagtatccagggccaggttggatggggcatggagcagcctgggacagtggaaggtgtccctgcgCATGGCAAAGAGTAGAACAAGATaagctttaaagtcccttccaacccaaaccagtctggggtTCCATCATGTCTGTGCTCCTCTCCACATTTGCCCTGCCATGCTCCAAGGAGTCTGCCCTTGCTCTCAGTCCTTGCTGATGCCTCTCCAGAAGAGCCCTGCGTGTCCTTACTTTATGCATTAACAAGTGTTGGCATCATGACACTACAGGCCAATTACCCCTCAGCAGCTCTCACCACAATTAATTCCTTCGCCAGCCGCTTCAGCATCTCGTCCTGCCCGTAGCAGAGGTAGCTGTGAGTGTAGATGTTGTAGCTGTACCCGTACAGGGTGAACTCAGAGGCTTCATTCTGGCTCAGTGCTGAATCTTCGGGCATAAAGGTGATTTGAGTGGATGCTCCTCCAAGATCTAGTGCCCCAAAAATGTTGGCTGTCTCTGGATGAAGCCACGTGTGTGCTTTGGGGGAGTACTGCCAAGGAGAGCCAGAAGAGGAAGACGAGTAACACAGAATGCCCTGAGCAGAATTCTCATCCCATTGAAGACAAGAGGGTTGTGTTATTAAATTCAATGGGCCTCTGCCTGTGAGCCCCCCtcaccctccctgcccaggcagccGGGATATTTACCAGAGCCATGACAGAGATGGAGCTCTCAGGTGGTCATAGGTGCTGATGTGCTGTGGCTCACCTGGCTTTGAGTCACCACCCCCAGGACAAAGTGCTGGTGGGGACTGGCTTGGGGACTTGCCCTTCCCAAGGAGGCTACAGGGGTCCTGGTACAGGAAGAAGGATTTCTATCCAAAAATCCTCCAACAGTCCCCATgggagcctgacactgccagcactgcactgagctgtggcagggctgggacagagcttTTGTCTGAGCTGCCTTCAGCTGGattctcccagcactgcaaggTGATGGAGCTTCACGGGGCAGGGAGACaaagcccagctgtgctgccctgatCTTACTGTCCCTGAGAGACCCTCTGTCCACAATGTGTGGAGATTGCCCTGAGCTCTCAACAGACACCCTCATTCCTGAGTTCTCCCTCCTCACTCACTGTGGGCCAGCCAGGGGATGTGTCTCCTTTCCCTGGATCATTCCCAAAAGCCTATGACCCTGACCTCTCCTGCACTGAAAAAGCTtaaggaaaatcagaaaagctGTATTAGCAAAGGAGTGGGCATTCCACCCCTTTCCCACCTTGGTGAAGGAGTCCAGCAGGTAATTGATGGTGATCCAGCCATAggccccctcctcctctcctgtaAGGATTTGAGCCCCTTTGAAAGCCACAGGGTATTCCTGAATGGTTTTAGCAACTTCGGCCAGGACTTGCTCTGATGCTGAGCTGTTCTGTTCCCTAGGAAGGATGCAAAGGACAGGACACATACCCAACTACACCATAGGAAACACTAAGAGTCTGGTTCTCTGCCAGTTCCACATACTCCCAGTTTTCTGTCTGAAAGGGTGTTTCCTGCCACATGATTTGTCTAAGCTGCACATCCAGGGTAAATCCCAGATGTCTCAGCTTGGCATTGCCAATCTAGGAGCAACAGCAACCCCTCCCCTCCAGTGCAGCTCAATCCCAGTCACCCAGAGCCTTCCCAGGCCACCCTTCCCTGCCTAAGTGCTGGAGACTGGAGGGGGTTGTGCTACAAGATCCAGGTTTGAACATCaccccctggctgtgcccaagACAGGGCTGATTGCTGACCTCCAGGGCTTTTTCAGGAAGGTTCCAGCCTGGGTTCAGACCTCTCAGTGGGGGAAGTCTCAGGGCTGTTCTTGTTCTCTGAAGTGAGCAACCTTCAGGCTATGTATggcccagctccttcccaggtCTGATTGCCAGGGCACAGAAATAATGTGAGCTATCTGCAGCCATAAAACCAAGAGCCATGAAATGAAGGCTGGCATTTGGAAAGAGCTAATAAGGGCTGGTGAAAGGTAAGGACAGGACCTGCAGCACTTTGTCGCCTTCTACCTCTGCCCCACCAGCATCCATCCACCTTGGCAGGTGGCACATCTCCTGGTGGCATCCCAACCCTCTTGTTATCAAGGAATAATGAAGAGCAAACAAAgctgtgaaaaatatttcttgcttAGAACTGACCATGCAGCACCATCCTGGGACATCCCAACAGACACTGATCAGGACAGTTCagccctccctgtgtccccaccaggctgcctttccccttctcctccctccccagttGTTTGCTCATGGCAGTGTGGGAGCTGCGGTCCTGGCCCTGTGCAAGAACTGTCCTGGCAGTGGCTGTTTGCAgttctgtcactgctgtcaccccctgccccacaggagTACCTCAGCAGCCTCATGCCAGCAGTTGCTCCAAGATAAGCTGGGACATCCCTCTGCTTCTCAGTAGGAACAACCTGCAGGGCTTTATCCAGGCACTCCCTTAGGGAATTGCCAGCTTCAGGGGGATTGTTGGCATAGCTTGATATGCCTTGCCCTGAAAAACAGTCAGGATGGGACAGTGATGGGAATGGCTTGGGTCAGGGTTGTGGGAGCAagagggcacagggcagtgagggTTGTCACCTCTTAGCAACAAAGGTACTTTTCCAGGGTCCCCTGAGACCTGACTGACCCACATGTCCTTCCTCTCCCATGTCTCCCACACTTTCAGCAGTGTTTCTGGTCACTACAGTGACACCTTCttcagccaggacagcagctgggGGCACTCCAAGGTGGAGGAACAAAAAGTGATTCACCATCTCTGTGCTTCAGTCCCCCCCAATGCATGGACACCACACAGTGATGAGGGCCTGGGGCTCAGGGAACCCCCAGCCACAGCCAAGGCTGCCCCGTGCCTGCAGTGCCAACCcaagggacagggctgtccaGCCAGCTTACCCCACCCACCACTCAAACAGGGAAGAACAGAGCCCATGGCAGCAGGATACTGACCCTGGACATCACAGGACAAGATCTGGCTGACCACTCCAGTGTCGTTCTCCTTGTCTGAATCCCATTCGTAGACAAACAGAGAGGTGTGGGATGAGCCCGCATCAAACACCATCCCATACTGGAAGGGAAACCAAGATGTCATCAaggtggaggagcagcagcctggccctggccccactgtggccctgccagggcagtgggGCCAGAAGATTCCCCAAAACCCATGTCTGAGGCACAAACCCCATCAGCTGTgccatggcagagcagagcagtggccTCAGCCCCCCATCGTGACTAAGGGACTTTGTCATTCCCACTCCTGAGGTCAGTGCTGCAATGCCAGCTCACACAATCATTTCCTGTTGTTTCCtcatgcttttttgttttctttcatggtCACATACCTTTTGTGTCTACGCTGGCCGCACCTTGGGGCCTGTAACTCTCCCATCTCTTGTGCTCCCCACACGGCTGCACCCAGCCTGGTCAGGAACAGCAGGGCCTCTCCAGAGCTCTCAGCCACCTGCCTCTGGCCCATGAAGCCTTCCCCTcacccagagccctgccagccctctccagcagctgggccAGGATGCCGTGCCCAGGGCATGTCAGGATGCTCGTGCCATGGTGTGAGGGTAAGGacagactgggagagctggcaggaaCAAAGGGCACACAGAGGTGCCCTGGCAGatcacaggagcagggcagggctctgccctaCCCATATGCGCCGAGGTTATCCCCAAACCTGGCACAGTGTGGGGATGAGTTCCAGAGGAGCCTTCCCCCCTGACTTTCTTCTGCCCACACTTCAAGGTGGGGACAAAACACCCACCCTGCTACTGCCAGGCAAGTCCTGACCCCACTGCCCCTCCAAGCCCCACGGAGCAGCCAGTGGCTCGGAGCACTTGCCCAGGGTGACTGGGCTCACCTGGTGCTCAGGGACCTTCTCTGGGCTCACCTTGATCGTGGGGGGCAGCATCACATCTTCAACCCTCACCAGGCTGAGAACCAGGGAGATGATGGAGAGTGCCACCAGTGCCCCAACGATGGCACTGATGAAAGGCTTCTTCCTGGCCAGCATTGGGGTGTAGGCTCCTGAAAACCCAAACACGGTAGAAGGGTGATTGGACACCTGGGAACAACAGTCCCAGCGAGAGCTGCAAGGAGATCTGCTCAGAAAGCTGTCTCAAACCATGCCACTCAGAAATCCTGGTGAATAATCAGaccttttcctgggaaaagcagtATTAGGATAAAACACAGAGAGCTGGAGGAAAGAGGGCCTCCTTGCCCcgcagcctggcagagccatGATGGGATCACAGCAATCTTCCAGGTCCCACAGCCGCTGCTGCCCcgctgccactgccactgggGAGGATCGGGactgggaggggcaggaggaaccCTGCACGCaccaggggagggcaggggacactGCAAAGCCCTCAGCATGAggcactgcagcaggggagggggccATGCTTCATAGGCTGTGAGGAAGGGCAGCTCACCTGCCGGCACTCCcggagccctgccccagctcgcccaggctgtgcccccgTGGGATCcctcagggctggctctgtgctTCTCCCGTGCAGCAAACCCAGCCTGGACTTGCCTTTCATGTCCTCTGGAAGTGGATACTGCTGGAAAATCTTCCCCCCATTATTTTCTCGGAGGGCTCATCAGCCTCAGGCGAAACTCTTGACTACTTGTTCTCCTGTTTGTCTTGCAGGTGTACTCATGGCTCAGTTGGGCATTGGCCTTATCTTCAGCCAGTtagttcctcctcctccccaatTGAATGGAATAGTATGAAGGACACATCACTGCTTTGAACCCTTGTCCCTCTGcttctctgtgctgtcacacacccatttctgttttctctttgctctCCCCAGCCTAAACATTCCCATTACAAGCTCTCTACAAGGTCTGTAAGGAGTGACAGTGATATTTTCAGCACCCACTGGTCTGGAATCTAATGCAGTAGTAGATACCTGATAATAACTTTTACTACAACGTGATGGAAACTCACATCAGAGGGGAGGATCGCCATGCCAGgggggctcagcagagctggctgggctTTGCCAGCAGACACTGGAGAGGCCCAGACACTGTCATGGTCCAGCTGGGACTGTGGTCACCCCTTCCCTGTGCTTGACTCAGCTTTGTGCTGTTCCTGGGGTCCCTGCAGACCCCGAGGAGATGTGAAGGAGTGAGGAGGACTCAGGACTTCCCTGGGagtgggagggctggggagcagggatctGCTCTCTCTGGGCTGTAGGCCGTGCTGCTTCCTGCTGATGCAGCTCCCTGATAAGAGCCTGGTGGAGCTATCACAAGGATCTGCATGGACAGACCCAGttccagctgcctcagctgagTCAAACGGGGCAATGCCAGGAGGGaaatgctgtgctggggagctcTCATTGCCCCTGACCCTCCCCAGCACCTTTGCCGGTGTTTCAGCGGTCCTGCTGTGTGACTGACAGTGTCACCATGCTGTGACATTGGGTGCAGCAGTCCCCGAGTGCTCCTCAGACCTGCAGGATCTCCCTCTTGCTGTTGTCCCTGATCTGGGATCTTTCACCCTACCTGCAAGAAGCAGATTCACACTCTGAGCAGAGATAATGATTTGATTTCACACCTACGCAGAGATGGGTGCTGGGTGGTGAATCAAGAAAGCTGACATACCCTCAGCATGCCAGGTGCCCATTTTTACACTTTTGAAGTGACAGAAAtcagcctttccctgcagctAACCACAAACAGTGTAGCCATTGGTTTTGCAGTCTCTGCCTCGTTTAATGATACCCTGCACACTTCTTTCACTACTCATGCTGTGTGGGGAAGGGGTTTATTTGAGTAAGGGGTGGTCACAGCATGTGGACAGGGCTATGGACATGTGGACTGTGCTAATGAGCACTGGAATCACACAAAGCTCTTCTTTGGATTTGTAATTTGATTTATAGTGTCCTCCTGCTCTTCACTTCTGGGGTCATGGCTTTTGGTTCCTGCAGGATTGATTATTCTCTCATCTTTCGTAAGTTATTTTGTTTGTCCTGTACCGCAGTGAATTTTTAACCTTCTCGTGGCACTTTATTTCAACAAATCCCCTCTCTGAGACTTAGGGAAATGTCTATGCTGCATTTCCTGTAAGTGTGACCCTATTTTGGAAAAACATACTTGACTCATACCTGAAAGAACAAATAAACACCTACTCTTTCATTTTGTGATATGATGGCATGTCAGTACAGTCTCTGTGGGCTCATGGCATTTCAACATTCCCATCCAGTCTCCTTTGGGGTGGCTCCTGAAGCCCAGAGGGTGCCACCACCCCTGCATTCCCACCTTCACACAACACACAACCTTTGGATTCACCTGGGTTCAGTGGGAGGGGTGGATCagtgtccctcctctggacgGGGCTGCCCTgactgcacagggctgtgtctgaGCACGGGGGTCTCATCCTCACTTAGGACAGAGAGGCACCAACCAGCCCTGGTCCCTGGGGGACATGTGGCACTGCCAGTGGCTGTGTGCACCCAGAGCTGACCAAGACCTCCAGCTCCAAACCCAAACACAGGACGAGCAACTCTTCACTTTACTTTTCCTGTCCCTTTTTGTAGCAAAGAAATAGTCCCAGAGGGTTTGT
Proteins encoded in this window:
- the LOC134556948 gene encoding ectonucleoside triphosphate diphosphohydrolase 8-like, translated to MLARKKPFISAIVGALVALSIISLVLSLVRVEDVMLPPTIKYGMVFDAGSSHTSLFVYEWDSDKENDTGVVSQILSCDVQGQGISSYANNPPEAGNSLRECLDKALQVVPTEKQRDVPAYLGATAGMRLLREQNSSASEQVLAEVAKTIQEYPVAFKGAQILTGEEEGAYGWITINYLLDSFTKYSPKAHTWLHPETANIFGALDLGGASTQITFMPEDSALSQNEASEFTLYGYSYNIYTHSYLCYGQDEMLKRLAKELIVESSPSTRVHHPCYPKGYNETVSLSSLRASPCTDGSDPRLPPGDSSVTLEGRGSAGGCLAALRKLFNFSACDQSQDCTFDGVYQPPLRGQFIAFSAFYYNFKFLNLTEGQPLAVVREAIEGLCTRSWEDLSSSYPKESPKRLPKYCANANYILTLLLDAYKFNKTSWNNIFFQMKAGSADVGWTLGYMLNLTNMIPPEAPASLKGHRPSLWAAAITFIILTLVLGLAALLLLLWV